The DNA region CAGATCCTCTTTCTACACTTGAGATGGAATATATATTACTTGAAAGGGTTGTAGGAGCTAAGGAGATGATAGGTGTTGAGCCGATAAAGCCGAAAGAGACTATAATGCTTACCATAGGTACTAATACTACAATGGGTGTTGTGACAAAGATCTCTAAGGATCGCATGGAGGTAACCCTTACAAAGCCCTCAGTGGTGATCAAGGGGATGGGAATAGCTATTTCGAGGCAGATTAAGGGGAGATGGAGGCTTGTTGGATATGCAAAGCCCTTAATATAGATCACGCGCCAAACTTCTCCTGCCTCCCAGCAAGGTCTGCTAAGAGATATATTAGATCTGATCCCCTTATCCTTCCTATAGATCCTAGCCTAGCTGTTCTTTCAGAGAATCTGCCTAGCATATCTGGGAATATCTCCTTAGAATATATCAATAGGGGAACTGGATCGCTTGTATGCTGTCCAATCGAACTCGAGGTTGTGTGATCACCTGTTATAGCTATAACAGCTCTGTCTATGAAGTCCCTGAAGATCTCTGAGAGAGCTATGTCACACCTCTCTATAAAGGCCTTCTTATCTCTAGGCCTTCTATCATGGCTAGCTGTATCTGTACCTTTGAAGTGCAGGTAAACCAAATCATACCCCTTATCAAGCATATCCATCGCAGCTCTAACCTTAGCATTCACATCCGTATCAAGCCCCCCAGTAGCTCCTGGTGGGTGGATGACGCGGAATCCGAGGAGCTTTGTAACGCCTTTTATGAGCGCTGTTGCACTCACAGCTCCTGCCCTCTCTATATGTATTCTCTCCAACTCATAGATCTTCTTAAGCCTTGGCATTTTACCAGCACCCCTTAGAAGAACTATATTAGCTGGTTTGAGACCCATCTCGATTCTCTCTCTATTCACCTCATGATCCCTTAAAACCATGTTGATCTTCTCAGTAAGTCTATTCACAATATCTGCAGTTCTCTTCGAGGATAAATCACTATCCAGGGGGATCGAGGTTCTGACCTTCTCGCCCTCAACCCCAGGATCTGTATCGCTGACCTTATCAGATAGACCCATTCCTCTGATAACCACTGCCAGCCTATGTTCAGCGGCCTTATAGAATTCAACCCTATAGCCATCGATCTCCCTTATCTCCTTATTAAGAACCTCTACAAGCCTATCCAAACCATACTCAGATCTGCCGGCTCTTCTATCAACCACAACTAATTTCTCATCCACAGTAGCGAAGTTACCTCTAAAAGCAACATCGCCCGGCTCTAACTCTGCACCAGCACCTATAGCTTCGAAGGGACCCCTCCCAGGATATACTTTGAAGGGGTCTAAGCCGAAAAGCGCTAGATGGGCTGTGTCAGAGCCTGGTATGATACCTGGGGATATAGGATCAACAATACCTTGGGCCCCAATAGAGGCTAGCCAATCTATTGAGGGCTTATTAGCAGCCTCTAAGGGTGTTTTCCCACCTAAATCGGTAGAAGGCCTATCACCCAGCCCATCAAAGCCTATTATTAATATCT from Sulfolobales archaeon includes:
- a CDS encoding 2,3-bisphosphoglycerate-independent phosphoglycerate mutase, which gives rise to MLIIGFDGLGDRPSTDLGGKTPLEAANKPSIDWLASIGAQGIVDPISPGIIPGSDTAHLALFGLDPFKVYPGRGPFEAIGAGAELEPGDVAFRGNFATVDEKLVVVDRRAGRSEYGLDRLVEVLNKEIREIDGYRVEFYKAAEHRLAVVIRGMGLSDKVSDTDPGVEGEKVRTSIPLDSDLSSKRTADIVNRLTEKINMVLRDHEVNRERIEMGLKPANIVLLRGAGKMPRLKKIYELERIHIERAGAVSATALIKGVTKLLGFRVIHPPGATGGLDTDVNAKVRAAMDMLDKGYDLVYLHFKGTDTASHDRRPRDKKAFIERCDIALSEIFRDFIDRAVIAITGDHTTSSSIGQHTSDPVPLLIYSKEIFPDMLGRFSERTARLGSIGRIRGSDLIYLLADLAGRQEKFGA